The Primulina tabacum isolate GXHZ01 unplaced genomic scaffold, ASM2559414v2 Contig387, whole genome shotgun sequence genome window below encodes:
- the LOC142534134 gene encoding homeobox-leucine zipper protein ATHB-23-like — protein MAFFHSNFMLQTPHHEDDDHDQPSTSLAVPILPSCSPQEFHGGVASLLGKRSSMSFATGIDICEEINNHGDQDELSDDGSQLGEKKKRLNMEQVKTLEKNFELGNKLEPERKLQLARALGLQPRQIAIWFQNRRARWKTKQLEKDYEILKREFDAVKSENDALQLQNQKLHAEILSLKTREPTESINLNKETEGSCSNRSENSSEIKLDISRNPAIDSPILPTNPSTTSRQFFPSSLRPNVLISHLFQNSTSSRPENQCPKMDHHPNIKEESLCNMFCGMDDQTGFWPWLEQQHFN, from the exons ATGGCATTCTTTCACTCCAATTTTATGCTGCAAACTCCTCATCATGAAGATGATGATCACGATCAGCCCTCCACTTCTCTTGCTGTACCGATTCTTCCTTCTTGCAGTCCCCAAGAATTTCATG GCGGCGTGGCTTCACTGCTAGGGAAGAGATCATCCATGTCGTTTGCCACCGGAATCGATATCTGCGAAGAGATAAACAATCACGGGGATCAGGATGAACTATCCGACGACGGATCCCAGCTCGGGGAGAAGAAGAAGAGGCTTAACATGGAGCAAGTGAAGACACTTGAGAAGAACTTTGAACTGGGAAACAAGCTGGAGCCCGAAAGGAAGCTGCAGCTGGCCCGGGCCCTCGGGCTTCAGCCCAGACAGATCGCCATTTGGTTCCAGAACAGGAGAGCCAGATGGAAGACGAAGCAACTGGAGAAAGATTACGAGATTTTGAAGAGAGAATTTGATGCTGTCAAGTCGGAAAACGATGCACTTCAACTGCAGAATCAGAAACTCCATGCTGAG ATTTTGTCACTGAAGACAAGGGAGCCAACAGAATCCATCAATCTGAACAAAGAAACAGAAGGCTCCTGCAGCAACAGAAGTGAAAACAGCTCAGAAATAAAGCTTGACATATCAAGAAATCCGGCCATTGATAGCCCAATTTTACCCACCAATCCGAGTACCACAAGCAGGCAATTCTTCCCATCATCACTCAGGCCTAATGTATTAATCTCACATCTCTTCCAGAATTCGACGTCCTCGAGGCCCGAAAATCAGTGTCCGAAAATGGATCATCATCCAAATATCAAGGAGGAAAGCCTTTGCAATATGTTCTGCGGGATGGATGATCAGACAGGGTTTTGGCCATGGCTAGAACAACAACATTTCAATTAA
- the LOC142534133 gene encoding sucrose transport protein SUC3-like, which translates to MDAVSIRVPYKNLKQEVELADFDGGEQRRRSQIHASSLSPELSDVGDSQPDSDQRHHPQKHCSLITLILSCTVAAGVQFGWALQLSLLTPYVQTLGVEHAFSSFIWLCGPITGLVVQPCVGVWSDKCSSKYGRRRPFIFIGALMISIAVIIIGFSADIGYLLGDTKEHCSTFKGTRTRAAVVFVIGFWMLDLANNTVQGPARALLADLSGPDQRNSANAVFCSWMAVGNILGFSSGASGSWHRWFPFLTSRACCEPCANLKAAFLVAVVFLAVCTLVTLYFAKEVPLMPKQSLRLSDSAPLLDDPLQNGSDFSKSNIDTEMKYNVVEIKSERQNAIINSDGIEQKNLDNEDDNFSDSPGAVLVNILTSLRHLPPDMNSVLVVMAFTWLSWFPFFLFDTDWMGREVFHGNPKGDVPEVQTYNQGVREGSFGLLLNSVVLGISSFFIEPMCQWMGAKLVWASSNFMVFLCMAGTAIISLVSMRENSGGIQHVIGANGASKIASLIVFALLGLPLAITYSVPFSVTAELTADSGGGQGLAIGVLNLAIVIPQMIVSLGAGPWDALFGGGNIPAFVLASISALVASVIAVRKLPSLSSSSYKSTGFHFG; encoded by the exons ATGGACGCGGTGTCGATCCGAGTGCCATACAAGAACCTGAAGCAGGAGGTGGAGCTAGCAGACTTCGACGGTGGGGAGCAACGACGCCGTTCACAGATCCACGCCTCATCCTTGTCGCCTGAGTTGTCTGATGTTGGAGATTCGCAGCCGGATTCTGATCAGCGTCATCACCCGCAGAAGCACTGCAGCTTAATTACGCTGATCCTCAGTTGTACGGTCGCCGCTGGTGTACAATTTGGCTGGGCTCTTCAGCTTTCTCTCCTCACTCCTTACGTTCAG ACACTTGGTGTAGAACATGCATTTTCTTCATTTATATGGTTATGTGGTCCCATAACAGGCCTTGTG GTACAACCTTGTGTTGGCGTATGGAGCGACAAATGCTCTTCAAAATATGGTAGAAGAAGACCCTTTATTTTTATAGGTGCTCTCATGATCTCAATTGCG GTGATAATAATCGGATTTTCTGCAGACATTGGTTATCTGTTAGGTGATACAAAAGAGCATTGCAG CACATTTAAAGGTACTCGTACAAGAGCTGCTGTAGTCTTCGTAATTGGGTTTTGGATGCTGGACCTTGCGAACAACACTGTGCAG GGTCCAGCTCGAGCTCTCTTGGCTGACTTATCAG GTCCTGATCAAAGAAATTCAGCCAATGCTGTTTTTTGCTCTTGGATGGCTGTTGGAAACATTCTTGGATTTTCCTCTGGGGCTAGTGGAAGTTGGCACAG GTGGTTTCCATTTTTGACAAGTAGAGCTTGTTGTGAACCGTGTGCGAATCTCAAAGCAGCTTTTTTAGTTGCAGTG GTCTTCCTTGCGGTTTGTACGCTTGTGACACTCTACTTTGCGAAGGAGGTTCCATTGATGCCAAAACAATCTCTCCGTCTATCAGATTCTGCTCCTCTCTTGGATGATCCTCTGCAAAATGGATCTGACTTTTCAAAGTCAAATATTGATACAGAAATGAAGTATAATGTAGTGGAAATCAAGTCTGAGAGGCAGAACGCAATAATTAATAGCGATGGGATTGAACAAAAAAATCTTGACAATGAAGATGATAATTTCAGCGACAGCCCTGGAGCAGTACTGGTGAATATACTAACCAGTTTACGTCATTTACCTCCTGATATGAATTCGGTGTTGGTAGTTATGGCATTTACCTGG TTGTCATGGTTTCCCTTTTTTCTCTTTGACACTGATTGGATGGGGAGAGAAGTTTTTCATGGCAACCCAAAAGGAGATGTACCCGAAGTTCAAACATATAATCAAGGTGTCAGAGAAGGTTCATTTGGTCTGCTGTTGAACTCG GTTGTTTTGGGCATTAGCTCCTTCTTCATTGAACCAATGTGCCAGTGGATGGGGGCAAAACTAGTTTGGGCTAGTAGCAATTTTATGGTGTTTCTCTGCATGGCAGGCACTGCAATCATCAGCTTGGTATCTATGAGAGAGAATTCTGGAGGTATCCAACATGTCATTGGGGCGAATGGAGCTTCCAAAATCGCATCTCTAATTGTTTTTGCTCTTCTTGGTCTTCCTCTTGCG ATCACTTATAGTGTACCCTTCTCAGTCACGGCTGAATTGACTGCCGATTCAGGAGGTGGCCAAG GGTTGGCAATTGGAGTTCTGAATCTCGCTATCGTTATACCTCAG ATGATTGTATCCCTTGGTGCCGGTCCGTGGGATGCTTTATTTGGTGGTGGTAACATTCCTGCATTTGTTTTGGCCTCGATAAGTGCTCTAGTAGCTAGTGTTATTGCAGTTCGCAAGCTACCCTCTCTTTCAAGCAGTTCTTATAAATCAACCGGATTCCATTTTGGTTGA